From Brassica oleracea var. oleracea cultivar TO1000 chromosome C3, BOL, whole genome shotgun sequence, a single genomic window includes:
- the LOC106329956 gene encoding jacalin-related lectin 24-like produces the protein MIRAGSVGRKRTCEPEDWDEKGRTMISHIYVSFDSIIRSIQFGYTEINEGLTLSKQYGPSEGYSFRVVSFVSDEYVTGLSGSLGYHGGIANLIFHTNRGKHGPFANDDNAPPPKIEIDPSIRDRREFGGFFGSYTFGGITSIGIYVNPIPSSHGSGVDHFFDGFFDGDVYRKDRNLDTM, from the exons ATGATACGGGCAGGTTCAGTTGGTAGAAAGCGTACATGTGAGCCCGAGGACTGGGATGAGAAGGGACGCACCATGATCTCTCACATATACGTTTCTTTTGATAGCATCATTAGATCTATTCAGTTTGGCTACACGGAGATTAACGAAGGTCTTACCTTGTCTAAACAGTATGGTCCCTCTGAAGGATACAGCTTTCGAGTTGTAAGTTTTGTGTCC GATGAG TATGTGACTGGATTAAGTGGATCACTAGGATATCATGGAGGAATCGCAAATTTGATATTTCACACAAACCGTGGGAAGCACGGACCGTTTGCGAATGATGACAATGCACCTCCTCCCAAGATAGAAATTGATCCGTCAATACGCGATCGACGTGAATTTGGTGGTTTCTTTGGTTCTTACACTTTTGGCGGTATTACATCGATTGGTATTTACGTGAATCCCATTCCAAGTTCTCATGGG AGTGGCGTGGACCATTTTTTCGATGGGTTTTTCGACGGAGACGTCTATCGGAAAGACCGGAATTTGGATACGATGTAA
- the LOC106333716 gene encoding exopolygalacturonase-like — protein sequence MTCIASTFKALCFSFLFVAAVASRPTNRPKVFNVQRYGAKADGKTDNAKAFTSIWNSACTRKGGNSKIYVPKGTFYLSGVEFVGPCANQIEFVNDGTLLAPANTRDIKQDIWINFRYINNLIISGAGTLDGQGEESWPLNDCHKNPNCPKLAMTMGFAFVNNSRINGITSINSKMGHFNFFSVHHFNITNVTITAPGDSPNTDGLKFGFCSNINISNTHIGTGDDCIAILSGTTNMDISNVTCGPGHGISVGSLGKNKEEKDVNGLTVRDIVFNGTSDGIRIKTWESSASKILVSNFVYENIQMINVGNPINIDQKYCPHPPCEKKGESHVQIQDLKLKNIYGTSTNKVAVNLQCSKSFPCKKVELIDINLEHKGVEGGPSTAVCENVDGSARGKMVPQHCLN from the exons ATGACTTGCATTGCTTCTACGTTTAAGGCTTTGTGTTTTTCTTTCTTGTTCGTCGCCGCCGTAGCAAGTCGTCCGACCAACAGGCCAAAGGTTTTTAACGTCCAACGTTATGGTGCCAAAGCTGACGGAAAAACTGATAACGCCAAG GCGTTCACAAGCATATGGAACAGCGCATGCACAAGGAAAGGTGGTAATAGTAAAATCTACGTGCCCAAAGGAACATTTTATCTCAGTGGTGTAGAGTTCGTAGGGCCATGCGCGAATCAGATTGAATTCGTTAACGATGGAACCTTGTTGGCTCCTGCAAACACTAGGGACATTAAGCAGGACATATGGATCAACTTCAGGTACATTAACAATCTTATTATCTCCGGTGCCGGTACACTCGACGGCCAAGGGGAAGAGTCTTGGCCACTAAATGACTGCCACAAAAATCCCAATTGTCCTAAGCTAGCTATG ACCATGGGATTTGCATTCGTGAACAACTCAAGAATCAATGGGATAACATCAATCAACAGCAAAATGGGACACTTCAACTTCTTCTCTGTCCATCACTTCAACATCACCAATGTCACTATAACAGCTCCCGGCGATAGCCCCAACACCGACGGGTTAAAGTTCGGGTTCTGTAGCAACATTAACATCTCCAACACACACATTGGTACGGGAGACGACTGTATCGCCATCCTTTCTGGAACCACCAACATGGATATCTCTAACGTCACCTGTGGTCCCGGACATGGGATCAGTGTCGGAAGCTTAGGGAAGAACAAAGAAGAGAAGGACGTTAATGGCTTAACCGTAAGAGACATAGTCTTTAACGGCACTAGCGATGGTATTCGGATCAAAACTTGGGAATCTTCAGCTTCGAAGATATTGGTTTCTAACTTCGTGTACGAAAATATTCAAATGATTAACGTTGGAAACCCTATCAACATCGACCAGAAGTATTGTCCTCACCCACCCTGTGAAAAGAAG GGAGAGTCACACGTTCAAATCCAAGACCTTAAGTTAAAGAACATATATGGAACATCGACGAACAAAGTGGCGGTGAATCTACAATGTAGCAAGAGCTTTCCGTGCAAGAAGGTTGAGCTAATTGACATTAACCTAGAGCATAAGGGAGTCGAGGGTGGTCCTTCCACTGCGGTATGTGAGAATGTTGACGGTTCTGCACGTGGCAAGATGGTTCCTCAGCATTGTCTGAACTGA
- the LOC106334437 gene encoding jacalin-related lectin 24-like, producing the protein MFKLEPIGSTLFSSDVIWDEKGHARISYIYVTFTDYGIKSIQFIYFHEGVHVESQKHGYFGGEHTIRVKLENDEYLTALSGDHCDNHITSLTFHTNKGRHGPFCKRYSGYHKSFARKIDVGICDRSEFCGLYGSFSEKKYGGYLTSIGMYISHNRSIIDQVPRTSFGATYDHQFVRVESLDHTTPSGHYQYPNVVVDGFPVEPIRCRKSKLKDRILSKFNKAIQFLINL; encoded by the exons ATGTTCAAATTGGAACCAATCGGATCAACTCTTTTTAGTTCCGACGTGATTTGGGACGAGAAGGGACACGCCAGGATCTCTTATATATATGTAACTTTCACCGACTATGGCATTAAATCTATTCAGTTCATCTATTTTCATGAGGGAGTTCATGTCGAGTCTCAAAAGCACGGTTACTTCGGAGGTGAACACACCATAAGA GTGAAACTGGAAAACGATGAATATTTGACTGCATTGAGTGGAGATCATTGTGACAACCATATCACGTCTTTGACATTTCACACTAACAAGGGGAGACACGGACCGTTTTGTAAGAGATATTCTGGCTATCATAAAAGTTTTGCGAGGAAAATTGATGTGGGGATATGTGATCGCAGTGAGTTTTGTGGTTTATATGGGTCTTTCTCCGAGAAAAAATATGGCGGCTATCTGACATCCATTGGCATGTATATCTCTCACAATAGAAGCATCATTGACCAAGTCCCTAGAACCAGCTTCGGAGCCACCTACGATCACCAATTCGTTCGTGTGGAATCACTGGATCATACAACCCCGAGCGGTCATTATCAATACCCCAACGTCGTCGTCGACGGTTTTCCTGTCGAGCCCATACGTTGTCGTAAGTCCAAACTCAAAGACAGGATACTCTCCAAGTTTAATAAAGCCATCCAGTTTCTCATTAACCTTTGA
- the LOC106331894 gene encoding uncharacterized protein LOC106331894 has product MSGFPGLSFLGPKSKNAVVAGGLTAFVFGVYFYTMKAVGGTDELQMAIDKFEDQKQVETDPKVTAKV; this is encoded by the coding sequence ATGTCGGGATTTCCAGGTTTGAGTTTTCTAGGCCCAAAAAGCAAGAACGCTGTTGTAGCCGGAGGCTTGACAGCATTTGTTTTTGGGGTGTATTTCTACACGATGAAGGCTGTTGGTGGCACAGACGAGCTTCAAATGGCTATAGACAAGTTTGAAGACCAGAAACAGGTCGAGACCGACCCCAAGGTTACAGCGAAAGTCTGA
- the LOC106336133 gene encoding mitogen-activated protein kinase 6-like yields MDGGTGQPAADTEMSEASGGAVASQPMPGKENIPATLSHGGRFIQYNIFGNIFEVTAKYNPPIMPIGKGAYGIVCSAMNSETNESVAIKKIANAFDNKIDAKRTLREIKLLRHMDHENIVAIRDIIPPPLRTAFNDVYIAYELMDTDLHQIIRSNQGLSEEHCQYFLYQILRGLKYIHSANVLHRDLKPSNLLLNANCDLKICDFGLARVNSESDFMTEYVVTRWYRAPELLLNSSDYTAAIDVWSVGCIFMELMDRKPLFPGRDHVHQLRLLMELIGTPSEQEVEFLNENAKRYIRQLPPYPRQSITDKFPNVHPLAIDLIEKMLTFDPRRRITVLDALAHPYLNSLHDISDEPECTIPFNFDFEQHALSEEQMKELIYREALAFNPEYQPAIA; encoded by the exons ATGGACGGTGGAACGGGTCAACCGGCGGCTGATACCGAGATGTCGGAAGCTTCAGGCGGTGCGGTTGCATCGCAACCGATGCCGGGGAAAGAGAATATTCCGGCGACTCTAAGCCACGGAGGGAGGTTTATACAGTATAACATATTCGGGAACATCTTCGAGGTCACCGCTAAGTATAACCCTCCGATCATGCCTATTGGCAAGGGCGCTTATGGCATCGTTTG CTCGGCTATGAACTCTGAAACGAATGAAAGCGTTGCTATTAAGAAAATCGCAAACGCTTTCGATAATAAGATTGATGCCAAGAGAACTCTCCGTGAGATCAAGCTCCTTCGCCACATGGATCATGAGAAT ATTGTTGCAATAAGAGACATAATACCACCACCGCTAAGAACCGCTTTCAATGATGTTTACATCGCTTATGAGCTAATGGACACTGATCTCCATCAGATCATACGGTCTAACCAAGGCTTATCCGAAGAGCATTGCCAG TATTTTCTTTACCAGATCCTCCGTGGATTGAAATACATTCACTCCGCAAATGTGCTTCACCGTGATCTGAAGCCTAGCAATCTCCTCCTCAACGCAAACTGCGACTTAAAAATCTGCGACTTCGGGTTAGCTCGAGTCAATTCCGAGAGCGACTTCATGACTGAGTACGTTGTCACGAGGTGGTACCGTGCACCAGAGCTGCTTTTGAACTCTTCTGACTATACTGCGGCGATAGATGTTTGGTCTGTTGGTTGTATTTTCATGGAGTTAATGGACCGTAAGCCACTCTTCCCTGGCAGAGATCATGTTCATCAGCTTCGCCTGCTCATGGAG CTCATAGGAACACCATCAGAACAAGAGGTTGAGTTCTTGAATGAAAATGCAAAGCGATACATAAGACAACTTCCACCGTATCCTCGTCAATCCATCACTGATAAGTTCCCAAATGTGCATCCTCTAGCGATAGATCTTATCGAGAAGATGCTAACGTTTGACCCTAGACGGAGAATCACAG TTTTAGACGCGCTGGCACATCCATACCTGAACTCTCTGCACGACATCAGCGATGAGCCAGAGTGCACGATACCTTTCAACTTCGACTTTGAGCAGCACGCACTCTCAGAGGAGCAGATGAAGGAGCTCATATACCGTGAAGCGCTTGCATTCAATCCAGAGTATCAGCCAGCAATAGCTTGA
- the LOC106329957 gene encoding uncharacterized mitochondrial protein AtMg00810-like codes for MTTIINAEALVLFSLSRKGIELRVLVYVDDLLMLTCLMLQRFKEYLGRCFAMKDLGKHKYFLGIEYSLDIVADTGNLGSKPALTPLEQNHKLAESKGPLLADPKKYRRLLGRLIYLLNTRPDLCYSIHILSQFMKSPREEHWQAALRVVRFLKGTPGQGIILKSDPDIPLTIYCDADWGACPLSRRSLSAFVVMLGGSPISWKTKKQKTVSHSSAEAEYRSMSTALREIKWIQRLLKDLGAEQTQPTRFFCDSKAAIHIAANPVFHERTKHIESSHSVRDAVKDGTIVTQHIRTESQIADILTKALGRATFQNLVSKLGIVNPHFPT; via the exons ATGACCACCATTATCAACGCAGAAGCTTTAGTCTTGTTCTCACTTTCTCGCAAAGGCATCGAACTTCGAGTTCTTGTATACGTCGACGACTTGCTGATGCTCACATGCTTGATGCTTCAGCGTTTTAAAGAATATTTGGGGAGGTGTTTTGCAATGAAAGACCTAGGAAAACATAAATATTTCCTTGGTATAGAG TACAGTCTCGACATCGTTGCTGATACAGGAAACCTGGGCTCCAAACCTGCTTTGACACCTCTTGAGCAGAACCATAAGTTGGCGGAATCAAAGGGCCCGCTTCTTGCTGATCCAAAGAAGTATCGACGGCTCTTGGGACGGCTGATTTATCTTCTTAACACTCGTCCTGATCTCTGTTACTCCATTCACATACTCTCTCAGTTTATGAAGTCTCCGCGGGAAGAACACTGGCAGGCAGCTCTTCGTGTAGTTCGGTTCCTGAAAGGAACACCTGGACAAGGGATTATACTCAAGTCTGACCCTGATATTCCTCTAACCATTTACTGCGATGCAGATTGGGGGGCTTGTCCCTTGTCTCGACGTTCACTCAGTGCCTTCGTCGTTATGCTTGGTGGATCTCCTATATCTTGGAAAACAAAGAAACAGAAGACGGTCTCTCATTCCTCTGCAGAAGCAGAATACAGATCAATGTCTACAGCACTCCGTGAGATCAAATGGATTCAGCGTCTTCTCAAAGATCTGGGGGCGGAGCAGACACAGCCTACACGTTTCTTCTGTGATAGTAAGGCTGCAATACACATTGCAGCAAATCCCGTTTTCCATGAACGAACGAAGCATATTGAATCAAGTCATTCAGTTCGCGATGCAGTTAAGGATGGAACTATTGTCACTCAGCATATTCGTACAGAGTCTCAGATTGCTGATATCCTAACAAAGGCATTGGGTCGAGCTACATTTCAGAATCTAGTGTCCAAGTTGGGCATTGTGAATCCACACTTTCCAACTTGA